From Conger conger unplaced genomic scaffold, fConCon1.1 SCAFFOLD_59, whole genome shotgun sequence, one genomic window encodes:
- the igfals gene encoding insulin-like growth factor-binding protein complex acid labile subunit isoform X1 codes for MKRLIVRLRVSRSSSSDRRGTEGGHGSAWAQTCVILVLLAFVWLTPLGTAHTAAGMNSFVLLLLWILGAQGMSPSTDLGGDPPTEGSNPCPKSCTCLHDHYTSELSVYCSARNLTQVPPDISMSTHSLWLDSNLFTSLPAAAFKDLSSLDFLNLQSGQLSSVDAHAFQGLRSLANLHLERNHLRSLPAGIFQNTPSLASLSLHNNQLGRVEERLLAKLSSMWLLNLGWNTLAVLPEAFFQDLHGLRELVLAGNRLAYLQPQLFQGLAELRELDLSGNYLKVIKANVFLKLPKLQKLYLAQNQIVTVAPRAFVGMKSLRWLDLTNNRLNELHEETFLGLHSLHVLRLSNNSINSLRPRTFRDLQYLEELRLSQNQIRVLGERIFEGLGHLEVLELEHNQIQEARMGAFLGLSHLAVINLSGSCFQTLPDQIFKGLSMLHSLHLDRSCLARVSNQAFVGLSGLRRLFLQHNNISVVERQSFVDLQGLQQLDLRFNKLESLSSHTFYGLKNLDYLLLSANLLQHLPPESVLPLKRLSWLDLSANKLTFLQNDTLRLLPRLRYLNLKDNAFSSLLATMPESLDHLWLTGNCWRCDCSAQALREYSLSKPLVVPRQVQTLVEGEELHTVISIYNNITCSSPPSLAGTDLRDVSSEHFLDC; via the exons ATGAAAAGGTTAATAGTTAGACTGAGGGTCAGTCGATCCAGCTCTTCTGACAGGAGAGGGACAGAAGGGGGACACGGCTCTGCCTGGGCACAGACGTGTGTGATACTTGTCCTCTTAGCATTTGTCTGGCTAACTCCTCTCggaactgcacacactgcag CTGGAATGAACTCCTTTGTACTGCTGCTGTTGTGGATTTTGGGTGCGCAGGGAATGTCCCCAAGTACGGACCTTGGGGGAGACCCGCCCACAGAGGGGTCGAACCCCTGCCCCAAGAGCTGCACCTGCCTCCATGACCATTACACCTCGGAGCTCAGCGTCTACTGCAGTGCCCGCAATCTGACACAGGTGCCCCCCGACATATCCATGTCCACCCACTCCCTCTGGCTTGACAGCAACCTCTTTACTTCCCTGCCGGCCGCTGCCTTCAAGGACCTGAGCAGCCTGGACTTCCTGAACCTGCAGAGTGGCCAGCTGTCCTCTGTGGACGCCCACGCTTTCCAGGGGCTGCGTTCACTCGCCAACCTTCACCTGGAGCGCAACCATCTgcgctccctcccagctggaaTCTTCCAGAACACGCCAAGCCTGGCCTCCCTGAGCCTGCACAACAACCAGCTGGGTCGCGTGGAGGAGAGGCTGCTCGCCAAGCTCTCCAGCATGTGGCTGCTCAACCTGGGCTGGAACACGCTGGCCGTGCTGCCCGAGGCCTTCTTCCAGGACCTGCATGGGCTGCGGGAGTTGGTGCTGGCGGGGAACAGGCTGGCCTACCTGCAGCCTCAGCTCTTCCAGGGCTTGGCTGAGCTCCGGGAACTGGACCTCTCAGGAAACTACCTAAAGGTCATCAAGGCTAATGTCTTCCTGAAGCTTCCCAAGCTACAGAAACTCTACCTGGCCCAGAATCAGATCGTCACAGTGGCACCCAGAGCTTTTGTGGGAATGAAATCACTCCGTTGGCTGGACCTCACCAACAACCGTCTGAATGAGCTGCACGAGGAGACCTTCCTGGGCCTTCATAGCTTGCATGTGCTCCGACTGTCCAATAACTCCATCAACAGCCTGCGGCCAAGGACCTTCCGTGACCTCCAGTATCTGGAGGAGCTGCGTCTCAGCCAAAACCAGATCAGGGTCCTGGGGGAGAGAATCTTCGAGGGCCTGGGTCACCTGGAGGTCTTGGAGTTGGAGCACAACCAGATCCAAGAGGCACGTATGGGAGCTTTCTTGGGCCTGTCCCACTTGGCTGTGATCAACCTGTCTGGTAGTTGTTTCCAGACCCTTCCTGACCAGATTTTCAAGGGCCTGTCCATGCTCCACAGTCTGCATCTGGACAGAAGCTGCTTGGCCAGGGTCTCCAATCAGGCCTTTGTGGGACTCTCCGGGCTACGGCGCCTCTTTCTCCAGCATAACAATATCTCTGTGGTGGAGCGTCAGAGCTTTGTGGACCTCCAGGGCCTTCAGCAGCTGGACCTGAGGTTCAATAAGTTGGAATCTCTGTCCTCCCACACCTTCTACGGCCTGAAGAACCTGGACTACCTGCTGTTGTCTGCCAACCTGCTCCAGCACCTCCCGCCTGAGTCCGTCCTACCCCTGAAGCGCCTCTCCTGGTTGGACCTGTCCGCCAACAAActgacctttctgcaaaatgaCACCTTACGGCTGCTTCCCAGGCTGCGTTACCTAAACTTGAAGGACAATGCATTCAGCAGCCTTCTTGCCACGATGCCTGAGAGCTTGGATCACCTGTGGCTGACCGGTAACTGCTGGCGATGTGACTGTAGTGCCCAAGCCCTGAGAGAGTATAGCCTGAGCAAGCCACTGGTGGTCCCTCGGCAGGTACAGACCctggtggagggggaggagcttcACACCGTCATCAGCATCTACAATAACATCACCTGCAGTAGCCCCCCCAGCCTGGCAGGCACGGACCTGAGGGATGTAAGCAGCGAACACTTCCTGGACTGCTGA
- the igfals gene encoding insulin-like growth factor-binding protein complex acid labile subunit isoform X2, which translates to MNSFVLLLLWILGAQGMSPSTDLGGDPPTEGSNPCPKSCTCLHDHYTSELSVYCSARNLTQVPPDISMSTHSLWLDSNLFTSLPAAAFKDLSSLDFLNLQSGQLSSVDAHAFQGLRSLANLHLERNHLRSLPAGIFQNTPSLASLSLHNNQLGRVEERLLAKLSSMWLLNLGWNTLAVLPEAFFQDLHGLRELVLAGNRLAYLQPQLFQGLAELRELDLSGNYLKVIKANVFLKLPKLQKLYLAQNQIVTVAPRAFVGMKSLRWLDLTNNRLNELHEETFLGLHSLHVLRLSNNSINSLRPRTFRDLQYLEELRLSQNQIRVLGERIFEGLGHLEVLELEHNQIQEARMGAFLGLSHLAVINLSGSCFQTLPDQIFKGLSMLHSLHLDRSCLARVSNQAFVGLSGLRRLFLQHNNISVVERQSFVDLQGLQQLDLRFNKLESLSSHTFYGLKNLDYLLLSANLLQHLPPESVLPLKRLSWLDLSANKLTFLQNDTLRLLPRLRYLNLKDNAFSSLLATMPESLDHLWLTGNCWRCDCSAQALREYSLSKPLVVPRQVQTLVEGEELHTVISIYNNITCSSPPSLAGTDLRDVSSEHFLDC; encoded by the coding sequence ATGAACTCCTTTGTACTGCTGCTGTTGTGGATTTTGGGTGCGCAGGGAATGTCCCCAAGTACGGACCTTGGGGGAGACCCGCCCACAGAGGGGTCGAACCCCTGCCCCAAGAGCTGCACCTGCCTCCATGACCATTACACCTCGGAGCTCAGCGTCTACTGCAGTGCCCGCAATCTGACACAGGTGCCCCCCGACATATCCATGTCCACCCACTCCCTCTGGCTTGACAGCAACCTCTTTACTTCCCTGCCGGCCGCTGCCTTCAAGGACCTGAGCAGCCTGGACTTCCTGAACCTGCAGAGTGGCCAGCTGTCCTCTGTGGACGCCCACGCTTTCCAGGGGCTGCGTTCACTCGCCAACCTTCACCTGGAGCGCAACCATCTgcgctccctcccagctggaaTCTTCCAGAACACGCCAAGCCTGGCCTCCCTGAGCCTGCACAACAACCAGCTGGGTCGCGTGGAGGAGAGGCTGCTCGCCAAGCTCTCCAGCATGTGGCTGCTCAACCTGGGCTGGAACACGCTGGCCGTGCTGCCCGAGGCCTTCTTCCAGGACCTGCATGGGCTGCGGGAGTTGGTGCTGGCGGGGAACAGGCTGGCCTACCTGCAGCCTCAGCTCTTCCAGGGCTTGGCTGAGCTCCGGGAACTGGACCTCTCAGGAAACTACCTAAAGGTCATCAAGGCTAATGTCTTCCTGAAGCTTCCCAAGCTACAGAAACTCTACCTGGCCCAGAATCAGATCGTCACAGTGGCACCCAGAGCTTTTGTGGGAATGAAATCACTCCGTTGGCTGGACCTCACCAACAACCGTCTGAATGAGCTGCACGAGGAGACCTTCCTGGGCCTTCATAGCTTGCATGTGCTCCGACTGTCCAATAACTCCATCAACAGCCTGCGGCCAAGGACCTTCCGTGACCTCCAGTATCTGGAGGAGCTGCGTCTCAGCCAAAACCAGATCAGGGTCCTGGGGGAGAGAATCTTCGAGGGCCTGGGTCACCTGGAGGTCTTGGAGTTGGAGCACAACCAGATCCAAGAGGCACGTATGGGAGCTTTCTTGGGCCTGTCCCACTTGGCTGTGATCAACCTGTCTGGTAGTTGTTTCCAGACCCTTCCTGACCAGATTTTCAAGGGCCTGTCCATGCTCCACAGTCTGCATCTGGACAGAAGCTGCTTGGCCAGGGTCTCCAATCAGGCCTTTGTGGGACTCTCCGGGCTACGGCGCCTCTTTCTCCAGCATAACAATATCTCTGTGGTGGAGCGTCAGAGCTTTGTGGACCTCCAGGGCCTTCAGCAGCTGGACCTGAGGTTCAATAAGTTGGAATCTCTGTCCTCCCACACCTTCTACGGCCTGAAGAACCTGGACTACCTGCTGTTGTCTGCCAACCTGCTCCAGCACCTCCCGCCTGAGTCCGTCCTACCCCTGAAGCGCCTCTCCTGGTTGGACCTGTCCGCCAACAAActgacctttctgcaaaatgaCACCTTACGGCTGCTTCCCAGGCTGCGTTACCTAAACTTGAAGGACAATGCATTCAGCAGCCTTCTTGCCACGATGCCTGAGAGCTTGGATCACCTGTGGCTGACCGGTAACTGCTGGCGATGTGACTGTAGTGCCCAAGCCCTGAGAGAGTATAGCCTGAGCAAGCCACTGGTGGTCCCTCGGCAGGTACAGACCctggtggagggggaggagcttcACACCGTCATCAGCATCTACAATAACATCACCTGCAGTAGCCCCCCCAGCCTGGCAGGCACGGACCTGAGGGATGTAAGCAGCGAACACTTCCTGGACTGCTGA